In the Helianthus annuus cultivar XRQ/B chromosome 11, HanXRQr2.0-SUNRISE, whole genome shotgun sequence genome, one interval contains:
- the LOC110890740 gene encoding tryptophan aminotransferase-related protein 4, translating to MGKTKKYCFGLCLLISVAINILFSINLYVGGGQWGEKKHEDSCQPVLSWSEKAAAEAEAVAAISCSGHGRAYVDGLVFEGQPICECFDCYGGSDCSELSPECSADADSGDPLFLEPFWMQHATESAVVISGWHRMSYRYADYTTMSKELENYIRKIHLLVGNAATEGRYIVFGIGSTQLLNAAVYALSSENSSSSSNVLASIPFYPMYKAQTAFFNSESFEFEGDTYSWQSNNSKNNEDVIEFVTSPNNPDGELKKSVLGGKTIYDHAYYWPHFTPITGPSDHDLMIFTLSKLTGHAGTRFGWAVIKDKDVYEKVLNYISIADLGISKDTQLRVLKLLKVAVEGDGKPLFEFAYNTMRERWDRLTSVFSKSTRFSIQKRHPLHCNFFNETRLASPAYAWVKCEREEDDDCGAVLEAGKIIGRIGSTFSAKDRYTRLSLIKSKYDFELLLQRLTELVLRENGSIQTM from the exons ATGGGGAAAACAAAGAAATATTGTTTTGGTCTTTGTTTACTCATTTCTGTAGCTATTAATATACTGTTTAGCATAAATCTTTATGTAGGTGGAGGTCAGTGGGGTGAGAAGAAGCATGAGGATAGTTGCCAGCCGGTGCTGAGTTGGAGCGAGAAAGCAGCAGCGGAGGCTGAGGCGGTTGCAGCGATCTCATGCTCCGGCCATGGTAGAGCTTATGTGGACGGTTTGGTTTTTGAAGGTCAACCTATTTGTGAGTGCTTTGATTGCTATGGTGGTAGTGATTGCTCCGAATTATCTCCTGAATGTTCTGCAGATGCTGATAG TGGGGATCCGTTGTTCTTGGAGCCATTCTGGATGCAACACGCAACTGAAAGTGCAGTTGTCATATCCGGGTGGCATCGTATGAGTTACCGATACGCTGACTACACTACCATGTCTAAAGAGCTCGAAAATTACATTCGCAAAATACATTTACTTGTTGGGAATGCAGCTACAGAAGGGCGATATATAGTGTTTGGTATCGGCTCAACCCAACTTCTTAACGCAGCTGTCTATGCCCTCTCCTCAGAAAACTCTTCCTCATCTTCCAACGTGCTCGCTTCAATCCCTTTCTATCCG ATGTACAAGGCACAAACCGCATTCTTTAACTCAGAGAGTTTTGAGTTTGAAGGAGACACATACTCATGGCAATCAAATAATTCGAAAAATAATGAGGATGTGATTGAATTTGTAACCTCCCCAAACAATCCGGATGGGGAGTTGAAGAAATCGGTTCTTGGAGGGAAGACGATATATGATCATGCCTATTATTGGCCACATTTTACACCAATCACGGGCCCTTCAGATCATGATCTCATGATCTTTACTCTTTCTAAGCTCACAGGTCACGCTGGCACACGTTTTGG GTGGGCAGTGATTAAAGATAAAGATGTATATGAGAAGGTTCTAAACTATATCTCAATAGCTGATTTGGGGATTTCAAAAGATACCCAATTAAGAGTTTTGAAGCTTTTAAAAGTAGCTGTTGAAGGCGATGGAAAACCGCTTTTCGAATTTGCTTACAATACAATGAGGGAGCGTTGGGATAGGTTGACTTCTGTCTTCTCAAAGTCAACAAGATTTTCAATTCAAAAAAGACACCCTTTGCATTGCAACTTCTTCAATGAAACTAGGCTAGCATCTCCAG CTTACGCATGGGTAAAGTGTGAGCGAGAAGAAGACGATGACTGTGGTGCAGTGCTAGAAGCAGGAAAAATCATAGGCCGTATTGGAAGCACCTTTAGTGCCAAAGATCGTTATACCCGACTTAGTCTCATAAAGAGCAAATATGACTTTGAGTTGCTTCTACAACGACTCACTGAGTTAGTGTTGCGTGAAAATGGCAGCATCCAGACAATGtga